In Haemophilus parainfluenzae, one genomic interval encodes:
- a CDS encoding YggT family protein has protein sequence MEISQTALFLGSIIDLYCLVLILRVWLPLANVDYYNPISQFTLKFTQPVIAPLRKVFPVVKKVETAALVLVFLLCGLKSILFGGLNLNYFLLLGILGLIKNIGIAIFYVLIAGAILSWFNRGNNPAFYALYQLTEPLLKPIKRILPTVGVIDFSPMVIAIILLFLNNLFYDYFNLLWAIAA, from the coding sequence ATGGAAATTTCCCAAACTGCGTTATTTTTAGGATCGATTATCGATCTATATTGTTTAGTGTTAATTTTACGCGTATGGCTACCATTAGCGAATGTGGATTATTACAATCCCATTTCTCAATTTACGCTGAAATTTACCCAGCCAGTTATTGCCCCATTGCGTAAAGTTTTTCCAGTGGTGAAAAAAGTGGAAACCGCTGCGCTGGTTTTAGTCTTCTTGCTTTGCGGATTAAAATCGATTCTATTCGGCGGGTTAAATCTCAACTACTTCCTACTATTGGGCATATTAGGGCTGATTAAAAATATCGGTATAGCCATTTTCTATGTATTAATCGCCGGTGCAATTTTAAGCTGGTTTAATCGTGGCAATAATCCTGCATTCTATGCGTTATATCAACTTACCGAACCATTATTGAAACCCATTAAACGCATTTTACCAACTGTGGGCGTGATTGATTTTTCACCGATGGTTATTGCCATTATCCTGTTATTTTTGAATAATCTCTTTTACGATTACTTTAACCTTTTATGGGCAATTGCTGCGTAA
- the yggU gene encoding DUF167 family protein YggU: MSAIEQTTEGLRLKIILQPKASKDQIVGLHDDELKITITAPPVDGQANAHLLKFLSKAFKVPKSSIVLEKGELNRHKQVWIPSPKLIPSEIQNLL, from the coding sequence ATGTCAGCAATCGAACAAACGACTGAAGGGCTACGTCTCAAAATCATTTTGCAACCCAAAGCTAGCAAAGATCAAATCGTGGGATTACATGATGACGAACTCAAAATCACGATCACCGCGCCACCTGTTGATGGTCAAGCCAATGCTCACTTGCTGAAATTTTTGAGTAAAGCATTCAAAGTACCCAAAAGCTCGATAGTTCTTGAAAAAGGTGAATTAAACCGACATAAACAAGTTTGGATTCCTTCGCCTAAATTAATTCCATCTGAAATTCAAAATCTCTTATAA
- a CDS encoding BolA family protein yields MSKQQELLERIQTEFQPHFATVENESHMHSSGRGADSHFKLVIVSDAFEGIRKVQRHQKLYQLFADDLKNGIHALALHLYTKSEWESLGEAFPKSPNCLGVGQ; encoded by the coding sequence ATGTCAAAACAGCAAGAATTATTAGAGAGAATTCAGACCGAATTTCAACCGCACTTTGCCACCGTAGAAAATGAAAGTCATATGCACAGTTCCGGTCGAGGGGCTGATTCTCATTTTAAATTAGTGATTGTCAGCGATGCTTTTGAAGGCATTCGCAAGGTGCAGCGCCACCAAAAACTTTACCAACTTTTTGCTGATGATTTAAAAAATGGCATTCACGCATTAGCGCTTCACCTTTATACAAAAAGCGAATGGGAGAGCCTAGGTGAAGCATTTCCAAAATCACCAAATTGTCTTGGTGTTGGACAGTAA
- a CDS encoding Na(+)-translocating NADH-quinone reductase subunit A: MITIKKGLDLPIAGKPAQVIHSGNAVNQVAILGEEYVGMRPSMKVREGDVVKKGQVLFEDKKNPGVVFTAPASGTITVINRGEKRVLQSVVIDVQGNDQVTFAKYNAGELNTLSSEQVKQNLVESGLWTAFRTRPFSKVPALDAEPSSLFVNAMDTNPLAANPEVVLKEHWQDFIDGLTVLSRLFPNKPLNLCKAGNSNIPTVDLANLKVHDFGGVHPAGLVGTHIHFIDPVGVHKTVWHINYQDVIAVGKLFTTGELYVERVVSLAGPQVKEPRLVRTVIGANLSQLTAGELKDGNNRVISGSVLCGQTAKDAHDYLGRYALQVSVIAEGNEKEFLGWITPQSNKYSITRTVLGHFGKKLFNFTTAENGGERAMVPIGSYERVMPLDILPTLLLRDLIVGDTDGSQALGCLELDEEDLALCSFVCPGKYEYGSILRQVLDKIEKEG; encoded by the coding sequence ATGATTACAATCAAAAAAGGCTTGGATCTTCCTATTGCAGGAAAACCAGCACAAGTAATCCATAGCGGTAACGCTGTGAATCAGGTTGCGATTCTTGGTGAAGAGTATGTGGGTATGCGTCCTTCTATGAAGGTACGTGAAGGCGATGTTGTGAAAAAAGGCCAAGTGCTTTTTGAAGACAAGAAAAACCCTGGAGTGGTTTTCACAGCCCCTGCAAGTGGTACTATCACTGTAATTAATCGTGGCGAAAAACGTGTATTACAATCTGTGGTCATTGATGTGCAAGGTAACGATCAAGTTACTTTCGCTAAATATAACGCAGGTGAGCTCAATACGCTTTCTTCTGAACAAGTTAAACAAAACCTCGTTGAATCCGGTTTGTGGACAGCATTCCGCACCCGTCCGTTCAGCAAAGTGCCTGCCTTAGATGCAGAACCTTCTTCTCTGTTTGTAAATGCGATGGATACTAATCCTTTGGCAGCAAATCCAGAGGTGGTGTTAAAAGAGCATTGGCAAGATTTTATTGACGGTTTAACAGTATTAAGTCGTCTATTCCCAAATAAACCATTAAATCTATGTAAAGCGGGTAATAGTAATATTCCAACCGTGGATTTAGCTAACCTAAAAGTACATGATTTTGGCGGTGTTCACCCTGCAGGTTTAGTGGGTACACATATTCACTTTATCGATCCGGTTGGTGTTCATAAAACCGTATGGCACATCAATTACCAAGATGTGATTGCTGTAGGTAAATTATTCACTACGGGCGAACTTTATGTTGAGCGCGTTGTTTCTCTTGCTGGTCCGCAAGTGAAAGAGCCTCGTCTAGTTCGTACCGTAATTGGTGCTAACCTTTCTCAATTAACGGCAGGTGAGTTAAAAGACGGTAATAACCGTGTGATTTCTGGTTCTGTGCTTTGTGGTCAAACAGCAAAAGATGCTCACGACTATTTAGGTCGTTATGCATTACAAGTTTCTGTGATTGCAGAAGGTAATGAGAAAGAGTTCTTAGGTTGGATCACTCCACAATCGAACAAATATTCGATTACCCGTACCGTATTAGGCCACTTTGGTAAAAAATTATTCAACTTCACTACTGCAGAAAATGGTGGTGAGCGTGCAATGGTACCAATCGGTAGCTATGAGCGCGTGATGCCGTTGGATATTTTACCGACATTATTATTACGTGATTTAATCGTGGGCGATACCGACGGTTCACAAGCGTTAGGTTGTCTTGAATTAGATGAAGAAGACTTAGCGTTATGTTCTTTCGTTTGCCCGGGCAAATATGAATACGGTTCAATCTTGCGTCAAGTATTAGATAAGATTGAGAAGGAAGGTTAA
- a CDS encoding YajG family lipoprotein, whose amino-acid sequence MKVTNKIKALSTMTLAAATLFLAGCQAQSNTLTFTPQSPTASMNINQSAVVTVNTRDSRPQQEIATYTKSGELIKLNASPSVTQLFQQVMQQNLVSKGFRIGQANNANAGVTVEVKEFNTHVDQGNLRYTLNSKIQAVVYVQGPRGQYNKTFNATRSQSGAFNASNDEIQKVLGETFKDIVNNIYQDQEVTNAINQYTN is encoded by the coding sequence ATGAAAGTAACAAACAAAATCAAAGCATTATCAACAATGACGTTGGCCGCTGCAACATTATTTTTAGCAGGTTGCCAAGCGCAATCTAATACCTTAACTTTTACCCCTCAATCGCCAACTGCATCAATGAATATTAACCAATCAGCAGTGGTAACAGTTAATACTCGCGATTCTCGCCCACAACAAGAAATTGCAACCTATACTAAATCAGGTGAGCTGATTAAATTAAACGCATCACCAAGCGTTACTCAACTTTTCCAACAAGTAATGCAACAAAATTTAGTCAGCAAAGGGTTCCGTATCGGACAAGCTAATAATGCGAATGCTGGTGTAACCGTTGAAGTGAAAGAATTCAACACTCACGTAGATCAAGGTAATTTACGTTATACCTTGAACAGCAAAATCCAAGCAGTTGTTTATGTACAAGGTCCACGCGGACAATACAACAAAACCTTTAATGCGACCCGTTCACAATCTGGCGCATTTAATGCGAGCAATGATGAAATTCAAAAAGTGCTAGGCGAAACCTTCAAAGATATTGTTAATAATATTTATCAAGATCAAGAAGTTACTAACGCAATTAATCAATATACTAATTAA
- the corA gene encoding magnesium/cobalt transporter CorA, producing the protein MINAFAINDSRLLRIDDEPAELSSAIWLDLLEPTGEEREMLQEGLGQSLASFLELEDIEASARFFEDEDGLHLHSFFYCEDEENYADLASVAFTIRDGRLFTLRDRELPAFRLYRMRSRSQRLLECNAYEVLLDLFETKIEQLADVIENVYADLEKLSRVILNGTQDEAFDEALNTLTEQEDTSSKVRLCLMDTQRALGFLVRKTRLPANQLEQAREILRDIESLQPHNESLFQKVNFLMQAAMGYINIEQNKIMKFFSVVSVMFLPATLVASTYGMNFEFMPEIHFKYGYPMAIGLMIGAAITPYIYFKRKGWL; encoded by the coding sequence ATGATTAACGCTTTTGCCATTAACGATTCCCGCTTGCTTCGTATTGATGACGAACCAGCCGAGCTCAGTTCTGCCATTTGGTTAGATTTACTGGAGCCGACAGGGGAAGAACGTGAAATGTTGCAAGAAGGCTTAGGACAAAGTCTCGCCTCATTCCTCGAATTAGAAGACATCGAAGCATCCGCGCGTTTCTTTGAAGACGAAGACGGCTTGCACTTGCACTCATTCTTTTATTGTGAAGACGAAGAAAATTACGCCGACCTCGCAAGCGTGGCGTTTACTATTCGTGATGGGCGCTTATTTACCCTACGCGATCGTGAATTACCTGCATTCCGTTTATATCGTATGCGTTCCCGTAGTCAACGATTATTAGAATGTAATGCATATGAAGTTTTACTCGACTTATTTGAAACCAAGATTGAGCAATTAGCGGATGTTATCGAAAACGTTTATGCGGATTTAGAAAAATTAAGCCGTGTAATTCTAAACGGTACACAAGATGAAGCTTTCGATGAAGCCTTAAATACGCTAACAGAACAAGAAGATACCAGTTCTAAAGTGCGCTTATGTTTGATGGATACACAACGCGCATTGGGTTTCTTGGTACGTAAAACGCGTTTACCGGCAAATCAGTTAGAACAAGCTCGTGAAATCTTACGAGATATCGAATCCTTGCAACCGCACAATGAGTCTTTATTCCAAAAAGTAAACTTTTTAATGCAGGCGGCAATGGGTTATATTAATATCGAGCAGAATAAAATCATGAAATTCTTCTCGGTGGTCTCTGTGATGTTCCTACCGGCAACACTTGTGGCATCCACTTACGGAATGAACTTTGAATTTATGCCGGAGATTCATTTTAAATATGGCTACCCAATGGCTATTGGCTTAATGATTGGTGCGGCGATTACACCTTACATCTATTTCAAACGGAAAGGTTGGTTATAA